The DNA sequence CGGGATTGTCAGTCTGGATCAGTTTGCATTATATATTAGGGGATTGTATTCCCGGATAGGGAGCTTGTGGAGTCGCAGGCGTGACAGGGCGGGTGAGTTGGTGGCCTGGGCGGGGAAAGCAGTTGCGTTTTGGCCGGCTCGTGCGGGCAATTTGCGTGCGTGATCGTGGCTTTTCTTACGGTCAAGGCGAGCGCATTCCCAGAGACAGAAACCGCCCGGCGTGACTGGCCGAAGCGCGGAGGACAGAATGCCAGATATTACTGATTTTACCAAGCCGTACTACGGGTTGTCCAACCTCTCAGGTGTTACGAAGGTCTTGGTTATCCTTTGGGATCCACACCGTACCGCACATCCGGCCCCAAGCAAATCCGACATTGACACGCTTATTTTCGGGAATGCCCAAAGCGTCCGGGCGTGGTTCGCCGAGAACTCGCTGGGCCGTTTCACAATCGAGAAGAAGGCGCTCTTAGGCTGGTACGACGCGAGATATCCGTGGGAGTTTTATTGGCGCGTAGGGCCCTTTGCTCCACCCTCCAACGCTAGTGACCCTCACTATTACGTAGATGCCGACGGGAATATTCGGTATCTCGATGACGAGGGATTCTATAAGGGGCACACGCACTCATGGGCAGAAGCCATAGGCGACAAGGCCGATCCAGATTTCGACTACAGCCCGTACGATAGTGATGGCGATGGCGTCCTTGAGAATAACGAGCTTCCCATTTTAATCGTCAAGCCCCAGAACAGTCCCTTTGGTACGAATCGGCCTGTCGTCGGAAGACAGGTACCTCCGCAGGATCTTATTGTGGACGGGGTGAAGGTTCCCTGGATGAGCGAGGTCTATATCGGGCGGCCACTGAACCTGGGCGTGGTAGCCCACGAGCTTTGCCACCATGTGTGTCCCGGCGCCGATATGTATCCGAACTCGAACCTCCCCCCGGAACGGCGGGCACGCTCCTATTCGATCATGGACATCACGTATAGCGCGTTCCACATAGACCCATATCACAAGCTCAAGCTCGGATGGGTCAACCCTCGACTGATTGATCGGAGTGGTTGGTACACGTTGCAGGACGTTGAGACCACGGGCGAGGTACTTATCCTCCACGATCCGAACCATGGATCCTCAGAGTTCTTCATCGTGGAAAACCGTTGGCCCGGAACCTCATTTGACCAAGGCCTTCCCGCTGCGGGCCTTGGTATCTGGCACATCATCGAAGACCCTTCGTTGAAAACAGACTGGGGGCGGCGTGCTGTCGGCCTTCGGCGAGCCAACGGCGGTACTCCGATCGACGATGCTATGGCACTCTTCAATGGCTCAACTCCTGTGCTCGGCTACGACCTCGACGACGAGTCGGCGCCCCAGAACCTCCGATTTCGCAACAATTTGAGGAGCGGCATCAGGATCGCTAAGATCCCAGCCGCTGGCAAATCGATGACATTTTACGTTGACGTGCCCCCGACGTGGGGCACAGTGCAGGTCGCCGAGGGGAGTATCAATCTTCTCCGTGTCCACGACCGGGGCGGCTACGGTCCGTCCGACGGGCGGATCGACACGGAGTGCGTTGTGCGCATGGACAGCCTGCCAGCGATCGCCTTGGGTCTACCACTCGAGGTTGATACCTTTGGCGCTGCAGGGAGGGGCATGCTGCAGCTTCTCAGATCCGCCTACGTTGGCAATCGGAAGATCCGCGTCGAGTTCGTAAGAACCGGAACGATCACGGGCGAACTCGTCCGCGCATACCCATTGTGACTCTCACAACAGAAGGAGGAACCGTCCTATGGCCATCAAGCAACAGTCTGGAAAGCTCTCGGTGCTCCGCGTCCACAAGAAGGGAACTGGATATGGTCCTCCAGGCGACCTGATCGACGTTGAAGTCGTCGTGAAGTTCAAGAACAGTTCCACTCAAGCATACGGGTTTCAGCTACGGCCCGGGGATCTATTGCCAGCGCACGAGGGTATGTTGGAGCTCCTGCGCGATGCCTTCATGAATGACATGAAGGCTACAATCGACTACGATGAGAACCCCGGGAAGGAAAACCATTTGCTGTTCCGTGTATGGCTGGAGCGCTGATTATTCTACATGTTATCTGGCCCGGTCACACGGGCACTACTTGCAGCGCCCAGGACATCCTGGAGAGAGTTGTGTGTTCAGAAGCGATAATCTTGACCCGAGCCGCAGGGTCGCACACTTCCTCGACGGCTAACCAGTAAGGATTGAAACGACCATGGATGGTCGTTTCAATCCTTACTGGTTAGGCAGAATAATGGCAATGCAAGACCTGATCATCCTTCTCCTCCACTTTGGCACATCGCGATGCCGTTGGGAAGGGGAGGAGTCCATACCATTATCCTACGAGCTGCCGTGATGCTCACGGATACTGTCCGACAGGAGTCGAATGCTCGTAGGCGACGTTGCTTCCCTGCCGTCGGTAGCGGATCCGGAAGGAGAACTGATCGGACGGATCGACACTGTCCCGGTTCCAGATGAACGTGGCCGACGGTCCGTATCCGAACACAGTCGACCAGGAGGTCGTGCCGACCCTGCGAGCCTGCAGCTGATATTCGAGCCGCGTGATGCTCGCGCACGTCACCGGTGTGGCCGGGGAGATCGCGACCCGGGCGGTGCCCGGGGTCGGCACGAAGGAGAGGCCCGGCGTTGTGCATGCAGCCGAGCCCGACAAGCTGCTGACGGCCTGGATCGTCACGGCCTGCGTCTCCGCGATCGGTGGATCGCCGGCCAGAGCGTCGCGGGATCGCATGAACAGCCGGAAGGTGTGCGCGCCGGGGAGCGACGCCTGCGGTGCCCACTGCAAGGGTGCGTCGTCGCCGAAGTCGGCGAACAGTATCAACCCGGCGGGGGTCACCCGGTTATAACGCAGCACGATCTCGTAGCGGCTTTCTTCGTCGTCGCTGATGTACTCGCGCAGCTCACGATACTGTTGCGGGATCTTGTCGAGCGAAGTCACCTTCACCTCGATACCTTTTACTCTACCCGATTTTGCGTACTCGTTCCCGCCGGAACTAGCGGTGCTCGTTTCGCGGACAGTTAGGAGAACGTCGTCCGATAATTCGGCAATAAAGTTACGATTAACATATGATTTATCCAGCGGAGTTAGTTATATCAGGGAACCAATCGGTGTAGTGTGTTGCGCCGGTCTTAAGAGGTTTACCGCGTCATCTCGGATCACGTCGCAGCCGCTAATGCCGCGGCCAAGCCGTTAACGAAACTCGGGGCGGCAGTCGAGGCCCCCGAGTACGAGCCCATCGAAGGCTCACACATTTGACATGTCACCGTTCGGTTCGCCTCCAATCGAGCGCCTTGTGCTTGCATCCATGCCTATCCGGTTCGCGCCCAACGGTACTACCGATTGGTGGTTACGCCTTACCCGAGTACTACTCATAGGGGTCTTGGACGTCAACCGGATAGGCATGCTTGCATCTTTCCAGCTTTGATCTGTCCGGGAATGTCCTGACCACGACCGTAGTAGATCTCATCGGGTGTTTGACCGCGGAATGCCGAGTGGGGATCTCGGTGTTGTGGGCATTGACATAGAACTCTACAAGGCGTCTCACCGTCGCGACCGAATCTAACGTATTGAGATAGAGCCACTGGTTGTGGCGCGCAATAATTCTCCGGCGGCCTATTTTTTAGGTCTTGAATGCGCCCTAGCGATACCGTGAGAGTTCGGTGTACGCTGAGCCAATGGAATTGCTTGGCCACCTTGTACGTTGTCTGCGAGAGCTTGCGGGATTGTGCCGCACGCTCGTTACGGATGGTTTGCGCTTTGTCGTCCTATGTGCATGCCCGCGTGCTTCCGTGGCGGCGGAAAACCTTTTTCTCCGAAAACAGCTGGCTTTCTATCAAGAACGCTAGGTAAAGCCGCGGCGCTTTGATAACGTGTCCCGCTTCATGCTGGTGCTCCTCTCGCGTTGGTTTGCGTGGCAGGACGCCCTCGTCAATGTCACGCCGAAGACCTTGATCGGCTGGCATCGTGCTGGGTTCCGTCTCTTCTGGCGCTGGAAATGTCATCGCGGACGACCGCCCATACCCGAAGAGGTCCGGGTACTGATTCGCCAAATGGCCCGAGACAACGTCTCCTGGGGCGAGGAACGGATCGCCAACGAACTCTTGCTGAAGTTCGGGATCCCGATCTCATCGCGTACGGTCCGGAAGTACATGCCCAAACGCCCGCCGGGCACACCGCGAGGTGATCAGCGTTGGTTAACGTTCATTCACAATCATGCCCAAGCAGTTGTCGCCTGCGATTTCCTGACCGTCGTCACCGCGACCTTCCAATGCCTGTACGTCTTCGTGATACTCGAGCTTGGAAGACGTAAAATCCTGCACATCAACGTCACGGACCACCCGACGGCCGCGTGGACGCTGCAACAGCTTCGAGAAGCTATTCCGTCAGACCATCCGTACAAGTATCTCCTCCGCGACCGCGATCAACTCTATCAGCTGACCTCGACCGATCAATTAAGAAGCTTGGCCTGCGGGTATTAAAGAGTCCTTACCGCAGTCCACTCGCGAATTGTATCTGCGAGCGTGTGATCGGAAGTCTACGGCGCGAATGTCTGGACTTTCTCATTCCACTGACGCATATGCGTTTGCCTCGAGTTGTAAAAGAATGGGCAAGCTATTACAACACTTCACGCCCTCATATGTCGCTGGGTCCAGGGATCCCAAGCCCGCCTGAGACCTTACCCATCGCACTCGGAAAACTGCGACATCAGTTTTCCGAGAATCTGCGGATTTGTGCGCGTCCCGTTCTAGGCGGCTTGCACCATGATTACCGGTTGATACTGGCCGCAGCATAAGTCCGGAAGGTTTTTGCGGATAACAATCGGTGGTAGAGGCGCGCGCTTGCGCCGCCTCCTTGCCCTGCTTCTCCTTGATCGTCGCCAGTTCCGGCAGCCGCTCCAGCGCTTGCTCGATCCGCTCTTTTCGCTCCCGCATCGCACGCTCGCGCGCCGCTTGCTCGCGCCGCCTCAGGGCGCCGGGATCCTCCTCGATCTGCCGCTTGAGCACTTCCACCTGTTGCCGCGCTTCTTCCAGAGAGCGCTCCAAACTTCCCTTGCGTCGGAACGAGGCCGCCCCAGCACTCGCCCGTACCCGCATGCCATCTTGGGCCACCCGCTTGAGCTTCACCGCGCCCGCCGCCATGAGGCTCGCCACGCTGTCCGTCAGCAAGTCGTCCAGCACCTCCCCATGCCCCACGCGGAAATCCGCCAGGGTGTGGTAATTGACTTGCACACCACCGCAGATCCAACGGTAGGCATCGTGCTCTTGGGTCAGACCCGCCAAGGCGCGCGGACTGCCCACCCCCTCCAGCGTCGCATACAGCCACAGCGCAAACAGGATCTCCGGGGCAATCGCGGTACGCCCCACACCGCCTTCCCGCACCTTGATCCTTCGGGTCCTCGGCAAAATCTATGGGTATTCCGTTAACTCCCTCTCCCACCCGGGGCCCACCCGGGAGAGGGCGGGGGTGAGGGGATCTCAACCAAGGCAGCGCGAATACTCTCCAACACCGCGTCAGCGTCTCCAAGCACTTCATGATTCCAGAATCGAAGCACGCGATAACCCAATACCTTGAGATATTCAGTCCTCTGCAAGTCGTTCGAGACCTGCTCGGCATGCTGGCCACCATCGACCTCGATGACAACTTTGGGCTTCAAGCAGAGGAAATCCACGACGTAGGGTCCAAGGACCTGTTGACGCCGAAACTTGACGCCGTCGAGCCGTCGACCGCGCAATCGACTCCACAAGCACCGCTCCGCCTCGGTCGAATTCTTCCGCAGCGCCCGGCCAGACTGTTCATCGGTCTCTCTATCCCCTCACCCCTGCCCTCTCCCAAAGGGAGAGGGCGTTAACCGTGGCGCACTGACCTTGCCTCGAAATCTCGAACCCGAAAACT is a window from the Pseudomonadota bacterium genome containing:
- a CDS encoding integrase core domain-containing protein encodes the protein MIGSLRRECLDFLIPLTHMRLPRVVKEWASYYNTSRPHMSLGPGIPSPPETLPIALGKLRHQFSENLRICARPVLGGLHHDYRLILAAA
- a CDS encoding DUF559 domain-containing protein → MWSRLRGRRLDGVKFRRQQVLGPYVVDFLCLKPKVVIEVDGGQHAEQVSNDLQRTEYLKVLGYRVLRFWNHEVLGDADAVLESIRAALVEIPSPPPSPGWAPGGRGS